From a region of the Salvelinus alpinus chromosome 2, SLU_Salpinus.1, whole genome shotgun sequence genome:
- the LOC139561221 gene encoding plasticin-like, with protein MSHPSMNHPSGRASTSYRRTFGGPNPISMSSYSPSYSRMPMSSGHYMRSISPVVPSRSSNYHHQQRQRSSTQPPRLTYEKVDFQLADAVNAEFLATRSNEKVELQDLNDRFASFIDKVHYLEQQNSGLQQELSQFKGQQQEGQPNRATELFQEELRELRRQLDHVGKERDQYQVERDNLAEDMNLIKQRLDEENQKRSEAESNLLVFRKDVDDATLSRLELERKIESLMDEIEFLKKLHDEEIQEVQVSFQTQQMKMEVDHTARPDLTAALKDIRAQYENIASKNMYESEEWYKSKFADLTDSAKRNTDAMRQAKQEQNEHRRQMQSLSCEIDALKSTNEALLRQMREMEDQFGVEANNYQDNVVRHEDEIHHLKDEMARHLREYQDLLNVKMALDIEIATYRKLLEGEESRITVPMHPSQYGRSGDRGYDHTPDTPSRKPVLIKTVETRDGEVVKESKKEKERSERDGNHDTNDRDHGRDDHDD; from the exons ATGAGCCACCCTTCAATGAACCACCCTTCAGGACGAGCCTCCACCTCCTACCGTCGCACATTCGGGGGCCCCAACCCCATCTCGATGTCCTCCTATTCGCCTTCATACTCCCGCATGCCAATGTCCAGCGGGCACTACATGCGCTCTATATCGCCCGTGGTGCCCTCTCGCTCCTCcaactaccaccaccagcagCGCCAGCGCTCCAGCACCCAGCCGCCCCGTCTCACCTACGAAAAGGTGGACTTCCAGCTGGCCGACGCAGTCAATGCCGAGTTCCTGGCCACCCGCAGCAATGAGAAGGTGGAGCTGCAGGACCTCAACGACCGCTTTGCCAGCTTCATCGACAAGGTGCACTACCTGGAGCAGCAGAACAGCGGGTTGCAGCAGGAGCTGAGCCAGTTCAAGGGTCAGCAGCAGGAGGGACAGCCCAACCGGGCCACCGAGCTCTTCCAGGAGGAGCTGAGGGAGCTGAGGCGCCAGCTGGACCACGTGGGAAAGGAGAGGGACCAGTACCAGGTGGAGAGGGACAACCTGGCCGAAGACATGAACCTTATCAAACAGAG ACTGGATGAGGAGAATCAGAAGAGATCTGAGGCTGAGAGCAACCTGCTTGTCTTCCGCAAG GATGTGGATGATGCCACTCTGTCTCGCCTGGAGCTGGAGAGGAAGATCGAGTCTCTGATGGATGAGATTGAGTTCCTCAAGAAGCTACATGATGAG GAGATCCAGGAGGTGCAGGTGAGTTTCCAGACCCAGCAGATGAAGATGGAGGTGGACCATACCGCCAGGCCTGACCTGACCGCTGCCCTCAAGGACATCAGGGCCCAGTACGAGAACATCGCCTCCAAGAACATGTATGAGTCTGAGGagtggtacaagtccaag TTTGCTGACCTGACAGACTCTGCCAAGCGTAACACTGATGCTATGAGGCAGGCCAAGCAAGAGCAAAATGAGCACAGGAGGCAGATGCAGTCCCTCAGCTGTGAGATTGATGCACTGAAGAGCACG aacGAGGCTCTGCTGAGGCAGATGCGTGAGATGGAGGACCAGTTTGGCGTGGAGGCCAATAACTACCAGGACAACGTGGTCCGCCACGAGGACGAGATCCACCACCTGAAGGACGAGATGGCCCGACACCTGAGGGAGTACCAGGACCTGCTCAACGTCAAGATGGCCCTGGACATAGAAATCGCCACTTACCGCAAGctgctggagggagaggagagcag GATTACTGTTCCCATGCATCCCTCCCAGTATGGCCGTAGTGGGGATAGGG GCTATGACCATACCCCAGACACCCCTAGCAGGAAGCCTGTGTTGATTAAGACAGTGGAGACTCGTGATGGAGAG GTGGTGAAGGAATCAAAGAAGGAaaaggagaggagtgagagggaTGGCAACCATGATACTAATGACAGGGATCATGGCAGGGATGACCACGATGACTAG